Part of the Jatrophihabitans sp. GAS493 genome, CACCGGCTGGACCGATGCACCAGGCTCGATCGTCGCGCACCCGCAGGACGCGAGCAGCGAAGGTACGTGGGTGGTTGGCCGGAGCGGGCGAGAGCGCGTCGGCAGTGTCGGCCCGCTGGGCCCAGACGGCGGTCATGGTGGGGACCCCTTCAGTGATCAATGGTCCCCAGCAGACCAGTCACGACGTTCCGTGACCCGTCAACGCTAACACCGATCGAACATTCCGCTAACTCGAAAGATTCGACCGCTGGACGGCTTCCGGAGTTGGTCATCCAACTGGCACGGGCATTGGATCTGTGTTCTCCTCTAATTCTCGGCTGGGGAGTCGGGAGTCGAGATGGATCGTTTAACCCCCCACACCACCCCTTCCCGCAATCGAGCGACTACTGCCGGTAACTCCGCTGGTCGCGAATCGTTACGGGCACGACAGCTGGTCGCGGCCTACGAGCGCGCGCTGACCGAGGCCCGAACCCGCATGCACAACTTCGCCATCGCCGAGCGGTCGGAGTCCGAGATCGCGGCGCAGCTCTCCGCGCTGCAACCCCTCGGGTGGCACCTGCTGACCGATCGGCGCTGGCCCGGGTCGCGAGCGAACATCGACCTGATTCACATCGGGCCGGGCGGCGTGCTTGTCATCGATGTGAAGGCCTGGCGCGATCCAGCCGTCGTAGACGGGCGATTGCTACGCGGCCAGGTGGACGCTCAGGAGGATCTCGACCGGGTCGCTCGAACCGCCGAACTCGTGGCCGACGTGACCGGCGAGATCGGCCTGGCCCCGCTCGAAGTGGTGCCGATCGTGGTCTTCACTGGCCGCCACGGCGCCGACAGCGAAATCGGTCGGGTGAAGATCCTCGATCAGCACTCCCTCATCCCATGGATGGTCCGCCGCGGCTCGCGACTGACCCCGATCCAGGTGGGTGCACTCTGCCGAGTCGTCGGGGCGAGCTTCCCGCCGCACGAGCTGAACGCCGCCGAGCCGGCCACCGCCGAGCCGACCGCTTCTGTCGTTCCCCGGCCGATGGCCCGCCAGACCCAAGCGTCGCTCTTCGACAACTCGCTCTTCGATTCCGGGGCGCTGGAGGCGGCCCTCATCCGCGAGGCGAGTCTGGCTCCGATCGAGGAGTGGATGACCTTCCTGCATCCGGAGCAAGTGCGCCTGGTGCGGCGCATCGGAAGCGGGCCGGCGCGCATCCGGGGCGCGGCCGGCACCGGCAAGACCGTCGTCGCCCTGCATCGTGCGGCCTATCTGGCCGAATCGCTACCCGGGCCGGTGCTGGTGACGTCGTTCATCAACACACTCCCGCCGGTGCTGCGCGGGCTTTATCAGCGGCTCTCACCCGCCACCAGCGGCCGGGTGGAGTTCATCAATCTGCACGCCTGGGCGTCGCGGCGACTCACCGAACGGGGCCTGCACCTGCAGGTGGACCCGAAGTTCGCGCAGCTGGCCTACAACCGCGCCTGGGCCCGTCAGGGGAAGCGCTCCTGCCTGGGCGAGATCGGCGTCAGCTCCACCTACTGGAAGGAGGAGATCGACTGCGTCATCAAGGGCCGCGGCATCGTCGACTACTCCGACTACCGCGACCTGGTGCGCGTCGGGCGGCGCACCCGACTGGTCGGGAAGCAGCGGGAAGCGGTCTGGATGCTCTACTGCGACTACGACGACCAGCTTCGGGCAGCCGGGCGCCTGGACTACAACGACCTGCTCACGCTGGCCCTCGACGAGCTGCGCCAGCGACCCCTCGCCACGCCGTACGCGGCCGTCATCGCCGACGAGGTGCAGGATCTGAACTGCCAGGCCGTCCGCCTACTGCGAGAGATCTCCAGCGAAGGCACACGACTGCTGGTCGTCGGCGACGGTCAGCAGCAGATGTATCCCGGCGGCTACACGCTGGCCGAAGCCGGGATCTCGGTGGCGGGGCGCTCGACGGTGCTGCGAGTCAACTACCGGAATGCCTCGAAAATCATTGACGAAGCGACGAAGGTGGTTGCCGGCGACGAGTTCGACGATCTGGAGGGGTCGGCTGAGACGGGTCGGCGTGAGGTGCTCTCGGTCCGCGACGGCGGCGAGGTGCATCACGCGTCGGCTGCCAATATCGACGCGCTCCGCCGTCAGGTCGTGGAGCGGGTCGGGCAGTTGATCGTGTCCGGACAACGGCCGGCCGATGTCGCGGTGCTCTGCTCGACCAACTTCGAGGTGAACGTCTATCAGACCCTGCTGCGCAAGGCGGGTTTCGCGTCGCTACGACTGTCGGAGTACCAGGGCAGCCCGGTCGACGCGGTGAAGGTGGGGACGGTGGCCCGAGCCAAAGGCCTGGAGTTCAAGAACGTCGTGCTGCCCGTGCACGACCGTCCGAGATCCCGCACCCGCCCCGAACCCGAGGAGATCGGGCGGGAGCGGGGCGAGCAGAAGCGCCGCGAGTTGTTCGTCGCGATGACCCGGGCCCGGGACAGCCTCTGGGTCGGGCGCGTCGCCTCCTAACACCCTCCGCTTTTGGCACACCTGCAGGGATAGTCCCTGCAGGTGTGCCAAAAGCGAGGGCGGTTCAGGGGAGGTCGGTGCGCCAGCTGCGCAGTTCGTGCTCCGTGGGCCGGCGCCAGCTGACCTCGGCCCACTTCGACCCCGGCCCGAGGTCACCGGCGGCGTAGAAGCGCCGCGACGCACGAGGCCCGATCTCCCAGGGGCCCAGCTCCTGGGACAGCCGCTCCAACATCGGGCCGCTGATGATGACGTCGCAGGCCGTCTCGGCACCCTCGTTGATGAGCACGAACCCGGCGCCGTGCTCGAAGGCGATCGTCCACGGCGTCACGTAGGCGGCGTCGCGGCGTTGTTCGATCGCCACCATCAGCTCAGCCGCCTCGGCCGATCGCACCACCGATACCGCCGCCTCCTCAGCCGCGGTCAGCGCCTGTTCGGCGGCATCCAGCGCACGGGCCGACGACGCGTCGGCTCGACGGGCGCTGTTTCGCGTACTCAACGCGGCGAAGACGGCGACGATCAGCGCCATGGTCGCCGTGACGACCGCGATCCATCCGAGCACGCCCCGATTCTCGCCGACCCGCGCCGATATCCGGCCACGGCACGCGGATCAGCGCCGAGCCGGCTGCCCGTCGGTCAGGGGTCAGGCGTTAGGGAGGTCAGGCCAGCGCGGCGTTGATCGCTTCGAGAACCTCGGGCGCGTCGGGCTCGGTGCGCGGACGGAAGCGGGCCAGCACCGCGCCATCACGACCGACCAGGAACTTCTCGAAGTTCCACTGGATGTCGCCGGCCTCCCCGTCGGCGTCGGGTGTCTCGGTGAGCACGCCGTAGACGTCATCGCGTCCCTCGCCGTTCACGTCGACCTTCGAGGTGAGCGGGAAGGTGACGCCGTAGGTCGCTGAGCAGAACTCGGCGATCTCCTCGGACGTGCCCGGTTCCTGGCCGCCGAACTGGTTGCAGGGAAAGCCCAGCACGGTGAAGCCCCGGCCACTGAGTTCGTCCTGCAGCGCCTCGAGCTTGCTGTACTGCGGGGTGAGTCCGCATTTGCTGGCGACGTTCACAACGAGGGTGACGCGGTCGGCGGCCAACTGGCCGAAGGTGGTGGATTCACCGGAGAGGGTGGTGAGCGGAAGTTCGCGAAGGTCGGTCATGAGATCGACTGTAGTGATCGCGCCCATCTGGGTATGAAGCAGTCAGTTCATGAGCAGTTCCATCAGAAGGGAAATCGCCATGCCCACCGGTACCAGGGCCCGCACGCCGGGCCCCAGCGTCAAGGACAAGCCGCTCTACGAGAAGCTGCGCGACGAGGGCAACTCGAAGGCCAAGTCAGCCCGGATCGCCAACGCCGCCGCCAACACCAGCCGCAGCGCGATCGGTCGCAAGGGTGGCGCCTCGCCGAGCTACGACGACTGGACGGTCGAGCGCCTGCGCAGACGGGCCGCCGAGATCGGCATCGACGGCCGCTCATCAATGCGCAAGAGCGAGCTCATCGACGCCCTGCGCAATTCGTAGCGGACACCGACGGCGGGTTCGCAGTGCCAGCTACAGCGAGATGCGCTCCAGCACGTCGCGGATGGCGAACTCGAAGAGGGCCGAACTGCTGCTGAGCGACGCCGGCAGGTGCCGATTCACCTCGAGACTCAGCACACCGTGCAGGGTGGCGTAGCAGTCCATCGCGGCGGCCAGCGCGGCGACCGGCAGCTTTCCGTCGGTGCAGTCAACCCAGCCGTTGAGCTCGTCGACGAGCTCCGGCGTCAGCCTGGGCGTGATTCGATCCACCGCCAATCTTCCCTCGGCCACCAGGTCCAGCATGGTCTGCATCAGCGCACCCACCGAGCGCATCGAGGCCTCGGTGGTCGCCTCGGTGCCGGTGTAGCCGGGCACCGCTGATCCGAAGATGAGGCCGTACGGAGTGGGGTGCTCCAGCGCCCACTGCCGGTAGGACTTCGCGACCACGACGAAGACCTCCGTCGCCGGCAATTTCGGCGTCTGCGCCCGAGACCGCGCATAGGCCTCCTGTAGCGCAGCCCCGAGCGAGTCGAAGCCCTCGATGATCAGCGCCGTGAGCAGGTCGTCGCGGCTGGGGAAATAGCGATAGAGGGCCGACGGTGCCATGCCCATCTGACGGGCCACCGCTCGCAGCGAGAGCCCGGCCGGGCCGGACTCGGCCATCACCTCCCACGCCAGTTGCTTGATCTCCGCCGTGGTCTCGGCGCGCACACGGTCACGCCGGCTCACGGTTGCGGTAGTTGCCGGACCAATCATTCAGCGAGCCTAACACGAAGTGAACAGTGAACACTTTTAGAACAATGCTCTTGACAGACGTGCGCCCAGTGAGAACACTGTTCACAAGACAAACGCTGTTCCCGCAAATCCGCGGCAGGCCCGGAGGACATCATGATCGATCGTTTGGCTCACCTCGTTTTTCACCGCCGGCGCCTAGTGCTGGCTCTCTCCGCTGCCGTACTCGTCGCCTTCGCGGCGCTGGCCGCCGGCGCGTTCTCGGTCTTGAAGGTCGGCGGCTTCGACGACCCACGGTCTGACTCCAGTCAGGCCCAGCACCTGCTCGACACCAAGTTCGGCGGGCAGACCAACCTGATCATGCTGGTGACGCCGGTCGCCGGGGGGCACCTCGACGACCCGGCCGTCGTCTCGGCCGTCGGCACGCTCACCGAGAACCTGCGCAGCACCGGCGACGTCGGCACCATCACCTCCTACTGGTCGACCCACTCCGACTCGCTACGTACCCGCGCCGGCGACTCGGCCCTGGTGACGATGCACGTCGAGGGTGACGACGACGCCTCCTTCAAGGCCGCCCAGCGGATCATCGACGACTACGCACGAACCGATGCCACGATCCAGGTGCGCGCCGGTGGCCAGCTCGGGGTGAACCACGACGTCACCGCACAAGTCGGAAAAGACCTCGGAATTGCCGAGGGTATCGCCGTCCCGATCACGCTGCTGCTGCTCATCCTGGCCTTCGGCAGCCTGGTCGCCGCACTGCTGCCGCTGGGCATCGGACTCGTCGCGATCGCCGGCACCTTCGCCGAGCTCAGCCTGCTCGGCCACGTCACCGATGTCTCGACCTACGCCATCAACCTGACCACCGCGCTTGGACTGGGCTTGGCCATCGACTACTCACTGCTCATCGTGAACCGCTTCCGCGAGGAGGTGGCCGCGGGCTCGGAGACCGAAGCCGCCATCGCCCGCACCCTGCACACGGCCGGGCGAACCGTCATCTTCAGCTCGGCGACGGTCGCCGTCGCGCTGGCCGCGATGGTGATCTTCCCCTTGTATTTCCTACGTTCCTTCGCCTACGCCGGGATCGGGGTGGTGCTCATCGCCATGCTCTCGGCGCTCATCACGCTCCCCGCCCTGCTCAGCTGGCTGGGCGAGCGGGTGAACTCCGGGCGGGTGATTCGGCGTCGACCAATCCGACCGGCGTCGCAGGAGAGCGCCTTCTGGCGCCGTACGGCAACCACTGTCATGCGCCACCCCGTCCTGATCGCCCTGCCGGTGATCGCGCTGCTGCTCGTGATGGGCAGCCCGTTCCTCAAGATCGTCTTCTCGACGCCGGATGACCGAGCGCTGCCGACCACGCTGGCCAGCCGACAGGTTGGTGACGCGCTGCGCAGTGACTTCCCGGGCAACGCCGCAGCCAACCTCTACGTCGTCATCGACGGACCGGCCGAGCAGAACTCGCTCGACGCCTATGCCGCCCGGGTCTCCGCAATCACCGGTGTCACCTCGGTTCAGGCCCCGGACGGGCTGTGGCGGGCGGGGCAGCTCACCCCGGCGTCGGCGCCGCAACTGGCCCGTTCCGACGCGCGCTATCTGGTGGTGACCGGCCCGACCGACGGGGCTTCCGCCGCGGCGCAGCAGCTCGTCACGACGATCCGGTCGGTGGCCGCACCGGCCGGAACCCAGGTCCGGGTCGGTGGTGCGCCGGCCCAGCTCGTCGACTCCAAGGACGCAATCGGATCCCGACTGCCGTGGGCGCTGCTCTGGATCGCGGTGACCACCTTCGTGCTGCTCTTCCTCTTCACCGGCAGCGTGGTGCTGCCGATCAAGGCGCTGCTGCTGAACGCCCTGAGCCTCTCGGCGGTCTTCGGAGCGATGGTGTGGATCTTCCAGGAGGGACATTTCTCGTCCCTGCTCGGCTTCACCCCAACCCCGATCAACACCTCGATGCCGGTACTGCTGTTCTGCATCGCGTTCGGTCTCTCGATGGACTACGAAGTCTTCCTGCTGTCGCGGATCAAGGAGGAGCACGACCACGGAGCCTCGAACACCGAGGCGGTCGCGGCCGGTCTGGCCCGCACCGGACGCATCGTGAGCACGGCGGCCCTGCTGCTCTCAGTGACCTTCTTCGCCTTCGGTACCAGCCACGTGAGCTTCCTGCAGCTCTTCGGAATCGGCACGGCGATCGCGATCGTGCTCGACGCGACGGTCATTCGAGGAATTCTGGTTCCCGCGTTCATGAAGGTGGCCGGGGAGGCGAACTGGTGGGCCCCGGCGCCGCTGCGGAGACTGCACAGCCGGGTCGGGCTCTCCGAGACGGTCATCCCGTCGGACGCCCAACTGGCCGAGTTGACTGGCCCCGTCGAGCCTGCGGGCGCCGGGCGCAGCTAGCTCCGGTCGCCGTCCCTCAGCGAAACCTCAAGAAGCGCGGCGCGAGGCCGATGAGAGAGGTATGCGGCCGCTGGGGGCGGTCTCGCACCACAGCGACCGTTGCCTATCGGGGGGCAGCCGGGCATCTCGACAGGAGCACAACGTGCGGCAAGCGACGTGGAAGTGGGCCCTTGCGCTAGGCCTCTTAGCCTGCGCAAGCTACCTCGCGCTGCCAGCCGGCCTCGGCCGGGCGCTGCTGCTGCTGATCGTCGCCGTCGTCTGCGTCGTCTGCGTTGTGCTGGCCGTGCAGCATCAGCCGTCCTCGATGCGCCTGGGCTGGCGGCTGCTGGCCGCCTCGTGCGGATGCTTCATCAGCGCCACCCTGTTTTTCAGCATCGACGACCTCCTACGCCACCAGGTTCCCGGCGCCTTCACTTTCATCGATGTGCTCCGGCTCAGCGGCTACCTCCTCTTCTTCCTCGGCATCATGCGGATGAGTCGCTCCCGGGGTCTGGCCGTCTCGCGCGAACGTCACGCCGATTCGGCGGTGGTCTACCTGGGTGTCTTCTGCCTCGCCTGGCAGGTCATCCTCAGCGGCTACGCCCACGATCCGTCCCTGAGCATCACGGCCAAAGTGGTCGCGATGGCCTATCCCCTGATCAACCTGGGGGTGCTCTTCACCGCGACCGGCGCGATCCTGGCCGGGGTCACCCGGCGGGCATCGGAACGCTTCCTGCTCGCCGCGATCCTCGGGCTCTTCCTGGCCACCGCCATTGGCCGGGTCATGACGATGCGGCACAACAGCCACGCCGGCAGCGCCGCCGGCGTCGTCATGCTCTTCGCCTACGTCATGTTCGCCACCTCCGCGCTGCACCCGACCTCGCAGCGGACTCTGGTCGAGGCCACCGACTCCGGGCTGCGGGTCCGGCGCTGGGTGCCTCTGGTCGCGATGGCCGGGTTCATGTCCCCGGCCATCCTGTTCCTCGGCAGCATCTTCGACTTCCAGGTCGATGTCGCGGTCCTCAGCTGCGCCGAAGGCATCCTCTTCGGCTTGGTCGTGCTGCGGGTCTGCTGGCTGTTCATCCGGATTCGTAGCCAGAACCGGCTGCTGCACAGCCACACCGACTCCCTGCAGGAGGCACTGGCCACCCAGCAGGCGCTGGAGACCGATCTGCGCTACCTCGCCTTCCACGACAGCCTGACCGGCTTGGCCAACCGGGCCTTCCTGCAGCAGGAGGTCGAGACGGCGCTGGCCACCGCCGCCGAAGTTGGCTCGTTGGCGCTCTGTATCTGCGACCTGGACCAGTTCAAAGAGGTGAACGACAGTCTCGGTCATCAGGTCGGCGACGCCTTCCTGATCATCGCCAGCCAGCGTCTGACCGAGGTGACCGGCGGCCAGCACACGGTGGCCCGCCTCGGAGGTGACGAGTTCGCGATCCTCTTCGCCGGGCTGGCCGAACCGGGGGCGGCGACGCAACTGGCCGAGCGGATCGTCGAGGCGCTACGCCAGCCGGCGATGATCGCCGGGCGCGAGATCGCCCTCTCCGTCAGCGTCGGGCTCGCCTTCGCAAGCTGTGACACGACCAGCGAACTGCTGATCAGTGAGGCCGACACCGCCATGTACGAGGCCAAGGCGGCCGGCAAGGACCGGTGGGCGATCTTCGAGACGTCGATGCGGCTGCGCCTGGTCGACCAGCTGACCGTCACGAACTCCTTTCAGAGTTCACTCGAGTCGGGCCACTTCTTCCTGCAGTACGAGCCCCAGGTGTCGCTGCACGATGGGCGGCTGGAGGGCTTCGAGGCGCTGGTCCGATGGGAGCACCCGACGCTCGGCCTGCTCCCGCCGCTGCGCTTCATCCCACTCGCGGAGGAGACGGGCTTCATCCGGACGCTCGGGGCCTGGATCCTGCAGCAGGCCTGCATCGAGGCGGCGAACTGGGTCTCGACGACCGACCTGACCATCTCGGTAAACCTCTCGGGTCGTCAGTTGCAGGACCCCGAACTGGTCGCTCACGTCGCGGCCGCGCTGGCCGGCAGCGGGCTCGGATCGGAGCGCCTCGTCCTGGAGATCACCGAGAGCGTCCTCATGCTCAACCCAAAGCAGGCGGCGCAGACGCTCTCGGAGCTGAAGCAGATGGGGATCCGGATCGCCATCGACGACTTCGGCACCGGTTACTCGTCGCTGAGTTACCTGCAGCAATTCCCGGTCGACATCCTCAAGATCGACAAGTCCTTCATCGACCCGCTGGAGGATCCCGAGAGCGAGGGCAGCGCGTTCGTCCAGACGATCGTGCGACTGGCCCACGACCTCAACCTCAGCACCATCGCCGAGGGGGTCGAGCAGCTCTCGCAGCGCGAGACGCTCTCCCGGCTGGAGTGCCAGAGCATTCAGGGGTATCTGCTCTCCCGCCCGATGTCGCGGGAGGCGGTCCACGACTTCATCACGACATCCACGGCTACCGCGGTGACCACGGCGGCGGCTACGGAGGCAGCAACGGAGGCGCCGCTCGTCACCGCTATCGCACCGCAGCGCATCGACGCGAACCGGCTCGGTCCGATCGGCCGCCCGACGCGCGCGATCGTCGATTAACCGCAGCTGAACCTGGCCTGGATACGATCGGGGAATGTTCGCCCTGATCCCAGGAGCTGGTGGCAGCGCCTGGTTCTGGCACGCCGTCCAGCAGCGCCTGCAGGCCGCCGGGGAGTGCGCCGTCGCCGTCGAACTCCCAGCGGCCGACGAGAGTGCCGGGTTGCCTGAATACACCGAGACCGTGGTGAATGCCGTCGCCGCCGAGGGTGACGGCAGCGAGCTGGTGCTGGTCGCCCAGTCGCTCGGCGGTTTCACGGCGCCGCTGGTCGCTGAACGCCTCGGCGCGCGGAGCATCGTGCTGTTGAACGCGATGATCCCGCTCCCCGGCGAGACACCCGGGCAGTGGTGGGGGGGCACCGGCCAGCCCGCGGCGATGCGCGCCAATGATCTGGCCGAGGGTCGCGATCCGGATGCCGGCTTCGACGACGCGACCTACTTCCTGCACGACCTTCCGCCGCAGCTGCTGGCCGAGTCGGCCAATCACAACTCTCCGGAGTCGGATGCGGTCTTCGCAACCGCTTTCCCGCTCAGTAAGTGGCCGCGGATCCCGACCTACGTGCTGGCCGCGCGCGACGATCGTCTCTTCCCGGTCCAGTTCCAGCGCGACGTCGCCCTGGATCGTCTCGGCGTGACGGCGGAGGTGGTGCCGGGCGGGCATCTGGCCGCGCTGAGTTACCCCGACCCGATCACCGATCGGTTGCTGCAGCTCGGCGGCTGAGCGTCACGCCTGCGAAGCAGTGGCCCGCTCTTTGCGCGAACGCTTGTCCAGGTACATCGCGTTGTCAGCCCGGGCCACCAGGAACTCCGGCGCATCCGAACCAACCTCGGCGATCGCCACGCCGATGGAGGCGCCGATCTTCAGCGGCCCGCAGGAGAGGTCGTAGGGGACTTGGAACGCCTCGCGCAGGCGGCTGACCAGGCCGTCGACGCCGCTGCCCTCCTCGCCGGTGGGCTCGCCGCAGAGGATGACCAGCTCGTCGCCGGCCAACCGGGCGAGCAGGTCGGAGGCGCGCAGCATCTCCAGCGTGCGGTCACAGAAGGCTCGCAGCAGCTCGTCGCCGACGGCGTGGCCGTAGGTGTCGTTGATCGACTTGAACCCGTCCAGGTCGAGGAAGATGACCGCCGGGGCCGCCTCTCCACGCTGGTGCTTGGCCATCGCCAATCGCAGTGACTCTTCGAAGAGCACCCGGTTCGGCAGGCCGGTCATCACGTCGCGAGTGGCCGCATGCCCCAGCCGCTTCGTCTCGTTGCGCAGCTCCAGCAGCAGGGCGACATGCTCGGCGATGTCACGCAGCCGCTCCAGCTGGACCCGGCTGAGCTCGAGCTCCTCGTCACTGAAGGCGCAGATCGTGCCGGCCACCTCGCCCCCGGTGAGGATCAGCGGGGCGGCGGCGTAGAGGCGGATGCGATCGAACTCCCCGGTGACGTGCGGGTTCTGTGACCAGCGCGCGTCGCGGGTGGCGTCCTTGGTGTAGCTGACGTCCAGGGTGAGGATGCTGGTCGCGCACATCGAGTCGGTGCGGGCCACCTCGGCCGGGTCGTAACCGTAGGCCGCAGCCGACCACTGGCGGTCGGCGTCGATGAGGTTCACCGCGGCGGTCGGCGTGCCGCAGACGTAGGCGGCCAGGCGGGCCAGCGCGTTCAGCTCGCGACTGCGCGGTTGGTCGAGCGCGTCCAGGCGATGCAGGGCCGAGAGGCGGGCGGTCTCCTTCGCTACCGGAAGCGAGGCAACCGGAAGCGAGGCAACCGGAAGCGAGGCAACCGGCAGCGCGGCAACCGGCAGCGCCGGACCGGTGGAGTCGTCGGGGTCCGCCTGAGCCAATGCCGTCATGATCGCCTGATCGGCAGGCGTTCGGAGTTGCTTAGCGCTCTCCCGCCGAATTTCCCGCCGAATTTCCCGCCGAATTTCCCGCCGAATTCCGGGCGAATCTCAGGCGGTGGGGCGGCGCTGGGCGATGCCCCGCACGTAGGCCGCCTGCCCGGCGTGCTGAAGCGAGTCGGAGATGACGCTGATCATCCGCACGCCCAACGTCACCGGTGGGTCCCAGGACGTGTCGACGATCCGGTCCAGGTCGGCGTCGGTGAGGGTCTTCACGAAATCGACGGCCTGCTGGTGCACCTCGCCCAGGTAACCGCGCAGCAACTCGGCCGAGACCTGCACCTGCGGCACCTCCTCGACGCGCTGGGCGTAGCCGGTGGCTGCCTGATCGAAGGGGAGGTCGAACCGCTGGGCCCAGCCGCCGGCGAACCAGCGCTGCTCACAGCGGGCGACATCCGCGACGTGATCATCCTGCACACGAGACAGGTGCCAGACCAGCCAGGCGATCGAGTTCGCGTGATCGTCGATGCGGTAGGTGAGCTCATCCGGGGTCAGGTCATCCAGCACGCCGTTGACGATGTGGTGGATCCGATCGAAGGCATCAGAGAGCAGCTCGGCACTGGTCATAACACCAAGTTAGTGCCATTTCGCCGCCGATGCGTGGCAATTCTGCTCACAGCGGTACCGGGTAAGTCGCAGCCGCCGCCCGACGTGCTCAGCGCAGCGGGACCGATTGCGGGAACGAGAAGAGATTGTGCGGGTCGTGCGCCCGCTTGACCTGCTGCAGGCGGGGCAGGTTCCCGTCCCAATACGCGGCTGGGTAGGCGGTTATCGTCGGGTCGGCGTAGTTCAGGTAGGCCGAGCCGCCCAACCACGGGGTCAGCGATCGGCGTAGCCGCTGCACGTAGGCATCGTAGGGAGCGGGGTTGGCCGCGGCCCGCGTGGCCGACCAGGTTGCGGTGTACTGCAGATCAGCGAGGCAGCCCCGCCAGGGGAAGGCCGTCGCCGTCGGGGCTAGGTCGTCGACCGCGCCGCCGAGGGAATCGAAGGAGACACCGCCCTCGACCATTCCCGGGACACCGGAACCGGCGGCGGTGGCGGCGACGATGGCCGCCACACCGGCGGCGGGCAGCGGCTGGCGCAGGATCGAGGAGGTGGCGGAGAAAGGCTGCCGTCTGGCCGGCGTGAGCGAGCCGGCGATGCAGGTCGCGGCGCTGGCCCGGGGCGAGCAGCCGGCCTCGCTCAGCATCGTCGCTGCGTAGCCGGCACTGGTGCGGGTGTTCGTGACTGGTGGCGGGAGCGCACCGAGCAACGGCTGCAACTGGGCATCGAGCCCGACCTTCGTCCCGAGCCAGGTTCCGGCGATGACGACCCGCTGCCCGCGGCCGGGTTCGACCAGCAGCTTGCAGGTGGACCAGAGCTCGCGGGCGGTGCCACCGATCCAGTGCTGCCACGCGGTGAGGACGGCGGCGGCTGACCGCCACGGCCACTGCAGGTAGTAGGTACCGATCGTCGGGGCCGGCCGCACCCGGAAGGTCAGCGCGGTGACCGCGCCGAAGCTCCCGCCCCCTCCCCCGCGCAGGGCCCAGAAGAGATCAGGCTGGGTGGTGGCACTGACGGTCTGCAGCCG contains:
- a CDS encoding bifunctional diguanylate cyclase/phosphodiesterase, which encodes MRQATWKWALALGLLACASYLALPAGLGRALLLLIVAVVCVVCVVLAVQHQPSSMRLGWRLLAASCGCFISATLFFSIDDLLRHQVPGAFTFIDVLRLSGYLLFFLGIMRMSRSRGLAVSRERHADSAVVYLGVFCLAWQVILSGYAHDPSLSITAKVVAMAYPLINLGVLFTATGAILAGVTRRASERFLLAAILGLFLATAIGRVMTMRHNSHAGSAAGVVMLFAYVMFATSALHPTSQRTLVEATDSGLRVRRWVPLVAMAGFMSPAILFLGSIFDFQVDVAVLSCAEGILFGLVVLRVCWLFIRIRSQNRLLHSHTDSLQEALATQQALETDLRYLAFHDSLTGLANRAFLQQEVETALATAAEVGSLALCICDLDQFKEVNDSLGHQVGDAFLIIASQRLTEVTGGQHTVARLGGDEFAILFAGLAEPGAATQLAERIVEALRQPAMIAGREIALSVSVGLAFASCDTTSELLISEADTAMYEAKAAGKDRWAIFETSMRLRLVDQLTVTNSFQSSLESGHFFLQYEPQVSLHDGRLEGFEALVRWEHPTLGLLPPLRFIPLAEETGFIRTLGAWILQQACIEAANWVSTTDLTISVNLSGRQLQDPELVAHVAAALAGSGLGSERLVLEITESVLMLNPKQAAQTLSELKQMGIRIAIDDFGTGYSSLSYLQQFPVDILKIDKSFIDPLEDPESEGSAFVQTIVRLAHDLNLSTIAEGVEQLSQRETLSRLECQSIQGYLLSRPMSREAVHDFITTSTATAVTTAAATEAATEAPLVTAIAPQRIDANRLGPIGRPTRAIVD
- a CDS encoding alpha/beta fold hydrolase, whose protein sequence is MFALIPGAGGSAWFWHAVQQRLQAAGECAVAVELPAADESAGLPEYTETVVNAVAAEGDGSELVLVAQSLGGFTAPLVAERLGARSIVLLNAMIPLPGETPGQWWGGTGQPAAMRANDLAEGRDPDAGFDDATYFLHDLPPQLLAESANHNSPESDAVFATAFPLSKWPRIPTYVLAARDDRLFPVQFQRDVALDRLGVTAEVVPGGHLAALSYPDPITDRLLQLGG
- a CDS encoding sensor domain-containing diguanylate cyclase; protein product: MTALAQADPDDSTGPALPVAALPVASLPVASLPVASLPVAKETARLSALHRLDALDQPRSRELNALARLAAYVCGTPTAAVNLIDADRQWSAAAYGYDPAEVARTDSMCATSILTLDVSYTKDATRDARWSQNPHVTGEFDRIRLYAAAPLILTGGEVAGTICAFSDEELELSRVQLERLRDIAEHVALLLELRNETKRLGHAATRDVMTGLPNRVLFEESLRLAMAKHQRGEAAPAVIFLDLDGFKSINDTYGHAVGDELLRAFCDRTLEMLRASDLLARLAGDELVILCGEPTGEEGSGVDGLVSRLREAFQVPYDLSCGPLKIGASIGVAIAEVGSDAPEFLVARADNAMYLDKRSRKERATASQA
- a CDS encoding DUF664 domain-containing protein, which gives rise to MTSAELLSDAFDRIHHIVNGVLDDLTPDELTYRIDDHANSIAWLVWHLSRVQDDHVADVARCEQRWFAGGWAQRFDLPFDQAATGYAQRVEEVPQVQVSAELLRGYLGEVHQQAVDFVKTLTDADLDRIVDTSWDPPVTLGVRMISVISDSLQHAGQAAYVRGIAQRRPTA
- a CDS encoding FAD-binding oxidoreductase codes for the protein MTPAPAADRPPSPAVPRRDVLRFGGATLLAGALAACTRGSELTPSSSAAPTTSVASASSAAPTTETAAASSSSAPTFSSLSQQISGGLLQPGDRGYRPESLLYNPRFAQQRPPQAIAMCRSSVDVQACVRFCADSGIPLRIRNGGHSYGGWSSGPGLVANLAELNALDVDTAKMTAKVGAGALLADVYTELDAKGVSIGAGSCPTVGITGLTLGGGVGVLTGAYGLACDQLAAVDLITADGRLQTVSATTQPDLFWALRGGGGGSFGAVTALTFRVRPAPTIGTYYLQWPWRSAAAVLTAWQHWIGGTARELWSTCKLLVEPGRGQRVVIAGTWLGTKVGLDAQLQPLLGALPPPVTNTRTSAGYAATMLSEAGCSPRASAATCIAGSLTPARRQPFSATSSILRQPLPAAGVAAIVAATAAGSGVPGMVEGGVSFDSLGGAVDDLAPTATAFPWRGCLADLQYTATWSATRAAANPAPYDAYVQRLRRSLTPWLGGSAYLNYADPTITAYPAAYWDGNLPRLQQVKRAHDPHNLFSFPQSVPLR